A window from Theobroma cacao cultivar B97-61/B2 chromosome 3, Criollo_cocoa_genome_V2, whole genome shotgun sequence encodes these proteins:
- the LOC18604668 gene encoding pentatricopeptide repeat-containing protein At1g74600, chloroplastic, with amino-acid sequence MRSVFNIKIHTQLYYSSYKFISSLAAIENPSIYRVENDDKNPTFFNTSNFFIDYKRLRQYTIKSTKLLHTHLLKTSKLQSNIFVANSLLDGYCRCGSMEEAIKLFDQMSEPNIISWNTMISGYNYNYLLEGSWVWFLKMRFSGFEPDEITYRSVLSACVAMRSTSFGKQLYSVTMKNGFFSNGYVRTGMIDLFAKCCVFEDALRVFYDVSCCENVVCWNAIISGAVRSEENWVALDLFVQMRKQFLMPNSFTFSSVLSACAALKELEIGKEVQGWIIKCGVVDVFVGTALTDLYVKCGDMEEAVNMFSWMPTRDVVSWTAIISGFVQKDDLLNALEFFKEMRYMKVEINNYTATSLISACAKPDMIEEAKQIHSWIIKSGFYMDSVIQAALVNMYSKIGIIGLAEIVFKEMESIRSPNTWAVLISSFARKQSFQRVIELLRTMLKKGLRPDRFCTSSVFSVIECINLGRQMHCYTLKTGLIFYLSVESSLFTMYSKCGSLEDSLKVFQNIPVRDNVSCASMIAGFTEHGYAEQAVQLFREMLSEETKPDQMTLAATLSACSSLHCLHKGKEIHGYAIRAGFGNETLICGAVITLYSKCSALGLARRVFDMLVQKDLVSYSSLITGYAQTGLIEEAMLLFCAMMKSNLAVNSYTLSSILGASALSNKSGVGTQLHALVIKLGLDSEVSVGSSLVTMYSKCGSIRDSEKAFDEIDKPDLIGWTAMISSYAEHGKGVEALRAYELMRKEEINPDRVTFVGILSACSHNGLIEEGYYYLNSMAKEYGIQPGYHHYACMVDILGRLGKLREAEKFINNMPIEPNAFIWGTLLSACKVHGDVELGRLAAKKIIELEPCHSGPYVSLSNICADIGQWEGVLEIRSLMNGTGVRKEPGWSSV; translated from the coding sequence ATGCGTTCtgttttcaacataaaaatCCACACCCAACTCTATTATTcttcttataaatttatatcaaGTCTAGCTGCAATTGAAAACCCATCCATTTACAGAGTAGAAAATGATGACAAAAATCCCACTTTTTTTAATACTTCTAACTTTTTCATTGATTACAAAAGATTGAGGCAGTACACTATCAAAAGTACCAAACTTTTACATACCCATTTGCTAAAAACATCAAAACTTCAATCCAATATCTTTGTTGCAAATTCTTTGCTTGATGGGTACTGCAGATGTGGTTCTATGGAGGAAGCAATCAAGTTGTTTGATCAAATGTCTGAACCAAACATAATTTCATGGAATACTATGATTTCTGGTTATAATTACAACTATCTGTTAGAGGGTTCTTGGGTATGGTTTCTTAAAATGCGGTTTTCGGGTTTTGAACCTGATGAGATTACTTATAGGAGTGTGCTTTCAGCTTGTGTTGCTATGAGAAGTACTAGCTTTGGCAAGCAGCTTTACTCAGTTACAATGAAAAATGGGTTCTTTTCAAATGGATATGTACGTACTGGAATGATTGATTTGTTTGCAAAATGTTGTGTCTTTGAGGATGCTCTGAGGGTGTTTTATGATGTTTCATGTTGTGAGAATGTGGTTTGTTGGAATGCTATTATATCTGGAGCTGTTAGGAGTGAAGAAAATTGGGTTGCTTTGGATCTTTTTGTTCAAATGAGAAAACAGTTTTTGATGCCAAACAGTTTTACTTTCTCAAGTGTTTTGTCTGCTTGTGCTGCACTCAAAGAGCTTGAGATTGGAAAAGAGGTTCAGGGGTGGATCATTAAATGTGGTGTGGTAGATGTCTTTGTGGGAACTGCCTTGACTGACTTGTATGTCAAGTGTGGAGACATGGAAGAAGCTGTGAATATGTTTTCATGGATGCCTACACGAGATGTGGTTTCTTGGACTGCTATCATTTCTGGATTTGTGCAGAAGGATGATTTGCTCAATgcccttgaattttttaaagaaatgagATATATGAAAGTGGAAATAAACAACTATACTGCTACCAGTTTAATTTCTGCTTGTGCTAAACCAGACATGATTGAAGAGGCAAAACAAATCCATTCGTGGATTATTAAGAGTGGATTTTATATGGATTCGGTGATACAAGCTGCTTTGGTAAACATGTACTCAAAAATAGGTATAATTGGTTTGGCTGAAATCGTCTTTAAGGAGATGGAAAGTATAAGGAGCCCAAATACATGGGCTGTGttgatttcttcttttgctCGAAAGCAAAGTTTTCAACGGGTAATTGAATTGTTACGGACAATGTTAAAAAAGGGTCTGAGACCAGATAGGTTTTGTACTTCTAGTGTCTTTAGTGTGATAGAATGCATAAACCTAGGGAGGCAGATGCACTGTTACACTCTTAAAACTGGGTTGATCTTTTATCTTTCTGTTGAGAGTTCCCTTTTTACAATGTACTCAAAATGTGGTAGTTTAGAGGACTCTTTAAAAGTATTTCAGAATATTCCTGTCCGTGACAATGTTTCATGTGCTTCAATGATTGCTGGGTTTACAGAACATGGCTATGCAGAACAAGCTGTTCAACTCTTTAGAGAGATGTTATCTGAAGAAACCAAACCTGATCAAATGACTCTAGCGGCAACTCTTTCTGCTTGTTCTTCTCTTCATTGTTTgcataaaggcaaggaaattcaTGGTTATGCAATTCGTGCAGGGTTTGGGAATGAAACACTTATATGTGGTGCAGTTATAACTTTATACTCTAAATGTAGCGCACTAGGATTAGCAAGAAGGGTATTTGACATGCTTGTCCAAAAAGATCTTGTATCATACTCTTCTTTGATTACTGGGTATGCACAAACTGGTTTAATTGAAGAGGCAATGTTGCTTTTTTGTGCAATGATGAAGTCTAATTTGGCAGTAAACTCTTACACACTTTCATCCATTCTTGGTGCTAGTGCACTTTCAAACAAATCAGGTGTTGGGACTCAACTGCATGCTCTTGTTATAAAATTGGGTTTAGATTCAGAAGTTTCTGTTGGAAGTTCACTTGTTACAATGTATTCTAAATGTGGGAGCATTAGAGATTCCGAAAAAGCATTTGATGAGATTGATAAACCAGATTTGATAGGTTGGACAGCTATGATCTCAAGCTATGCTGAGCATGGAAAAGGTGTAGAGGCCTTAAGAGCCTATGAGCTCATGAGGAAAGAAGAAATCAACCCTGACCGAGTAACTTTTGTTGGGATATTATCTGCCTGTAGTCATAATGGGCTGATCGAAGAAGGCTACTACTACCTCAACTCAATGGCTAAAGAATATGGAATTCAGCCTGGTTACCACCACTATGCCTGTATGGTTGATATTCTTGGTCGGTTGGGGAAATTGAGAGAGGCTGAAAAGTTTATAAACAATATGCCTATTGAACCTAATGCTTTCATTTGGGGAACACTACTTTCTGCATGTAAAGTACATGGAGATGTTGAACTTGGAAGGCTAGCAGCAAAAAAGATTATAGAGTTAGAGCCATGCCATTCGGGACCTTATGTCTCTTTATCAAATATCTGTGCGGACATAGGTCAGTGGGAAGGAGTCCTGGAGATTAGAAGCCTGATGAATGGAACTGGGGTGAGGAAGGAACCTGGTTGGAGTTCTGTGTGA